Sequence from the Verrucomicrobiales bacterium genome:
TTTTTGAGACGCATCGAGTCTTCCGCCCGACTGACATCAAGCGGATGGGAGATGTACGCTTTGTATTGCAGCTTATCGTGACCATGATAGCCGGCTACTTCGATCGGGATGAGATGCTGGAGAGGTACCTAAGCGACTTCAACGAAGGCTTCCCAATGAGCGCTGAGGTATCGGCTCGTCTCACACGTGTCTTTGACTTCATTGACGAATGCGGATTTCCGAGAAGCTCCAGAATCTGGAAAAGGTCCGACCTTTTTAGCGCCATCATCTCAGTCGACAGAAGGCTGTCGGACCGGGCAAATCTATCGCCTACTGACGCCATCCAGCGACTCGAGCGTTTTTATGCGGACGTCGATGAGCAGGGCATGACATCGACGAACGTTGCAGTAGGAACATATGCAAAAGCGGCTATTCAGGCCTCTAACGACAGGATCAACCGCATACGTCGTGGCGTCATTGTCGAAAGTGTGCTCGCCGGCGCTGATCCTCTACAGGGACTGAGAGACGAGGGGCTCGTTGATTGACCCAAGGCGGATGTGCAGAGGGTAAACCGATTCCGCCGCGGTTACCTTCCAGTCCTCTATTCTTTTCGCGACGAGAGACGATCGATGATGGCAGCCTGAAACAGACTCCTATCGGTCGAGCACAGTCGGTGACAGATGAGCAGATGAAAGACCTGACCCCGCAACCCCTGACCCCGCAACCCCGAGAATTTTTTATTCGTCTTTTGATTGCGCGATGAACTCCAGTTATGTCAAAAGTCAGGTTGCCTAGCAATATACTTATGAAGGTGCTTTCTGTTCGTCAGCTTAAGGGAGCTTTAGTAGAGGATGATACAGGCTCAAGGTTTATAGTCGACGATGTCTATGGTGAAATCGTTGATTTGGTTGATGAGCGATATGGCTGTGAAGGAGTGCGGCCCTATACACGCACTCGTTTCGATGAACGATCTTTTGTTACGATCGAAATCGATAGTGTGAATTATGAACATCATAAATCGACGCTAGATGAACTTCTTGCTAGAGAGCTAATTAGCCAACCCATTAGGGACTTAGTTTTGAAATTGAGTTGGACTCCAATATCTCCTGAAATATGTCCAACTATCCTTTCCGAAAGTGACCTAAAGCTTTGTCTCGTGTGGAGTAACTTCTCTAGCTGGCGCAATACCAAGCTGTCGAAGGTTTCAGATCTTGAAGATTTTATGAAACCCTCCGAAGCGAATCGCCTCGCCTCGGCTAGGCAGGCAGAAATTGCAGCTAAATATTATTACGAAAAACTCGGATGCTCTGTGGCTGACATATCCATTGGCCAGATTGGTGACTTTGAGGAGAGGTGGAGAGATTTCGACCTACTCGTTAATGAACACCCTGTGGACGTAAAAAATTCTCGCAGATCTTTTACAAATCATGATGCATACGTAGAGCACACCATACCAAGATTTAAGACCGAACGTGTATCGGGTCAAGAAGTTAGCATAGCTGGTGTATTGTCCGAATATGTAAGTAACGACATGGGGATGGATGAACGTAAGCCCTGTCTTATACTTGGTCAAGCGAACGTCAGCGATTTCAGGAAACTGTATTCATGGATGCGGTCTCGCTTCGGAGAATTGCTGGACTTGCGAGGCATCTGGAAGCCTAAGTTTGTAGCAGGATGGGCTTTTGAGTATCCAATTGAACATTATCCCGGCAGAAACAGTGCGATTTCCACTATTTCCGAGACATTGCATCATTGCATTTCCGCTGGACTCAAACCCGCAGACATTCCTCGATGGCTTCTCACTCTAACTGATGATTCAACACTAGTTCAGCAACTCGGGCTCAATGAAACAGAACTGCGATTATGGGCTGATTTGCGTAGCCTAGAGAGGGCAGTGGGCCTTTCTAGACCGAGTCTTTACTGCTACGTTATTGGTTACATGCTGGAGGGGTTAACTGCCAGAAAATCGCCGGATAAAGTTTTGCATTTATTGTCAAATGCCATCTTTCCCGATGGGCTGGCCTCTGGTGGAGCACGTCCAGTGGGATTGCAGGACTCACTTGAATACATTGGCAATCTGCTACGAATGCTTAGCATCGTCTTTAATGAGATTTTGAGGCGTAAGGAAGTCTTCACGACATTTAAGATTACACACCCACACATCCTGAGCGGCATGAGAAGTGACGGAAATTGGCTGACTCTTTATGCCTACTGCGGTGGATGGCGCCGGGACCCAGTCTTAGTCAAGTGCGGGGCCAGCCCTTTGTATCTCGGTAGGCACAGAAATTGCGCAGCTTGTGGTCACCTCATTTGCAGTGAATGTGGCTTCTGCTCGCAGGCTTGTTCAGATAGTGAAGCTCGCGGCGATGAGTAGATTTTAGGTCGTGTTTTTGGAATTTATTCAAGCCGCTGACTACAAGTAGTGTGCCAACGGCCTGTTTGGCCGAAGCCGGGGCCCTCAGCATGA
This genomic interval carries:
- a CDS encoding DUF262 domain-containing protein; translated protein: MRTSPTSLKVRQLITLTRDQKLVPRPEFQRRLVWTTEDKIRFMDTILKGMPFPEIYVANGPVDVDTGEGQQLLVDGQQRVTTIFDYFNGDPKTYGTALPSYASLDEDRKREFLDYDVTVRDLGSITTEQIVEVFRRINSTKYALNEIEINNAVYTGALMTLASGFAEHDFFETHRVFRPTDIKRMGDVRFVLQLIVTMIAGYFDRDEMLERYLSDFNEGFPMSAEVSARLTRVFDFIDECGFPRSSRIWKRSDLFSAIISVDRRLSDRANLSPTDAIQRLERFYADVDEQGMTSTNVAVGTYAKAAIQASNDRINRIRRGVIVESVLAGADPLQGLRDEGLVD